One window of the Capnocytophaga haemolytica genome contains the following:
- a CDS encoding TPM domain-containing protein — MKVADFLTATGEAQVIAAIRTAEANTSGEIRVHLESGLRDEASGVSSRPTPQTSDPTPDAVLVRAVEVFHHLKMEQTTQRNGVLFYVAVAAKQFAIYGDEGINKTVPEGFWEEVKQVLGVHFRKGQFAEGLEAGILMAGEKLKAYFPVQEDDVNELPDEISVG, encoded by the coding sequence ATGAAGGTTGCAGATTTCCTTACCGCTACTGGGGAGGCACAGGTGATCGCTGCTATTCGCACTGCTGAGGCAAATACCTCAGGGGAGATACGGGTGCATTTGGAGTCAGGCTTGAGGGATGAGGCGTCAGGCGTCAGTTCACGCCCCACACCCCAGACCTCAGACCCCACACCTGATGCCGTCTTGGTGCGTGCAGTGGAGGTGTTTCATCATCTTAAAATGGAGCAGACTACCCAGCGCAATGGGGTGCTCTTCTATGTGGCAGTTGCCGCAAAGCAGTTTGCTATCTATGGTGATGAGGGTATCAACAAAACTGTGCCCGAGGGCTTTTGGGAGGAAGTAAAGCAAGTGCTCGGGGTACATTTCCGCAAGGGGCAATTTGCTGAGGGCTTAGAGGCGGGTATCTTAATGGCTGGTGAGAAGCTCAAAGCGTATTTCCCTGTGCAAGAAGACGATGTTAATGAGCTCCCCGATGAGATTTCTGTGGGTTGA
- a CDS encoding threonine/serine exporter family protein, protein MEVFNTFVELVPRIFWSMWVSIGFALLFNTPRRALWITGVLGGIGWSVKFMLLGTVMPEQIVITSFFGACVVGFLGVYFAHRVHTPPIVFTIPAVINMIPGKFGYEFMMGLMEIVTVSGTHEENLDMIFKTIKLGLQTGFITLCLAFGVIAPMLLFNTYTVKGKDLNAFIKRRLGRAGKEKEK, encoded by the coding sequence ATGGAGGTCTTTAATACGTTTGTAGAGTTAGTACCGCGCATCTTCTGGTCGATGTGGGTGTCTATTGGTTTTGCGTTGCTGTTCAACACGCCGCGCCGTGCGCTGTGGATCACAGGGGTGCTAGGGGGCATTGGCTGGTCGGTAAAGTTTATGCTCTTGGGCACTGTGATGCCTGAGCAAATCGTCATCACCTCGTTCTTTGGGGCGTGTGTGGTGGGCTTCTTAGGGGTGTACTTCGCCCATAGGGTGCATACCCCGCCGATTGTCTTTACCATCCCTGCGGTGATTAATATGATCCCTGGTAAGTTTGGCTATGAGTTTATGATGGGCTTGATGGAGATCGTAACGGTAAGCGGCACGCACGAGGAGAACTTGGATATGATCTTTAAGACCATCAAACTCGGCTTGCAGACGGGCTTTATCACCTTGTGCTTAGCTTTCGGGGTGATTGCGCCAATGCTGCTGTTCAACACCTACACAGTCAAAGGCAAGGACTTGAATGCCTTTATCAAGAGGCGATTGGGCAGAGCGGGGAAAGAGAAGGAGAAGTAG
- a CDS encoding TPM domain-containing protein, whose protein sequence is MKSYMLKAKYYALCIMYCALFFCLQFATAQNLPALKNKAEAVQDYVGLLSESDRTALNEKLRSYTDSTSTGIVIAIVGTVDDDINYEAAQLLTKWGVGQKGKDNGALILMAAESRRVAISTGYGVESILTDALCKQIIEQDMIPAFKRGDYYAGFDAATTSIMQVLQGTFKPSATDKYVDNSQNYIIGGDSASSSFWNELLEAFERFSTFFILFLFFSLLSLSLRLLEAWRYQREKNKEIKAKGKRGHITFLEAFTIINAQHYSTDEDSTTYSRSGSSSSRSSSSSSSSSFGGGRSGGGGASGSW, encoded by the coding sequence ATGAAAAGCTATATGCTAAAAGCTAAGTACTATGCACTATGCATTATGTACTGTGCACTATTCTTCTGCCTTCAATTCGCTACAGCACAAAACCTTCCTGCCTTAAAGAACAAAGCTGAGGCGGTGCAGGACTATGTGGGTTTGCTTTCCGAGAGCGATCGCACAGCTCTCAATGAGAAGCTGAGGTCGTACACCGATAGCACCTCCACGGGTATCGTCATTGCCATAGTGGGGACAGTAGACGATGATATTAACTACGAGGCGGCACAACTGCTTACCAAGTGGGGCGTTGGTCAGAAAGGTAAGGACAATGGCGCGCTGATACTAATGGCAGCTGAGAGTAGGCGCGTAGCCATCTCCACAGGCTATGGAGTTGAAAGCATTCTTACCGATGCCCTTTGCAAGCAGATTATTGAGCAGGATATGATCCCTGCCTTTAAGCGTGGTGACTATTACGCAGGCTTTGATGCGGCAACCACTTCCATTATGCAGGTGCTACAAGGCACTTTTAAGCCGAGTGCTACTGATAAGTATGTGGATAACTCACAAAACTATATCATAGGGGGAGATAGTGCTTCCTCTTCATTTTGGAATGAGTTATTAGAGGCTTTTGAGAGGTTTTCTACTTTTTTCATTCTTTTCTTGTTCTTTTCGTTGCTTAGTCTAAGTCTACGACTATTAGAGGCGTGGCGTTATCAGAGGGAGAAAAATAAAGAGATAAAAGCAAAAGGAAAAAGAGGACACATAACTTTCTTAGAAGCATTCACTATTATTAATGCTCAACATTACAGTACAGATGAGGATAGCACTACCTATAGCCGTTCAGGAAGTAGCAGCTCTCGGAGTTCAAGTAGCTCTTCCTCAAGTAGCTTTGGAGGAGGACGTAGTGGGGGCGGGGGAGCCAGTGGTAGTTGGTAA
- a CDS encoding threonine/serine ThrE exporter family protein: protein MKDIERAAKLFAEINELLISSGANTQRVKRNVDRISGALGYDCEVFYSHSAVIVTVIGKLTGEKETVVEMIPHHGVNFNAISDISILSWEVQEKKLTIDEIEQQVAAIKAKPHYNMYVMWFFVSVAGGALAYIFGGKESSYAEFGMSFAATLAGLAGRRVLQLRKFNVYICWAWAAFVSVCVISIFRKLIEYYTIDLEFRNALAASVLWLVPGVPLINGFIDMLTGSTVSGMAKLSHAAILVFMIGLGFYVALYLFGYGGL, encoded by the coding sequence ATGAAGGATATAGAAAGAGCGGCGAAATTGTTCGCTGAAATTAATGAACTGCTCATCTCTAGTGGGGCGAATACGCAGCGTGTGAAGCGCAATGTCGATCGGATTTCGGGGGCATTGGGCTATGATTGCGAGGTGTTCTACTCGCATTCGGCGGTGATTGTTACGGTGATTGGCAAGCTCACGGGCGAGAAGGAGACGGTGGTGGAGATGATTCCGCACCACGGGGTGAATTTTAACGCTATCTCGGATATCAGTATCCTCTCGTGGGAGGTGCAGGAGAAGAAGCTCACCATCGACGAGATTGAGCAGCAAGTGGCTGCCATCAAGGCAAAGCCACATTACAATATGTACGTGATGTGGTTCTTCGTGTCGGTGGCTGGGGGTGCGTTGGCTTACATCTTTGGTGGCAAAGAGAGCAGTTATGCTGAGTTTGGGATGTCGTTTGCTGCTACGCTGGCAGGCTTGGCAGGGCGCCGCGTGTTGCAATTGCGCAAGTTCAACGTCTACATCTGCTGGGCGTGGGCAGCCTTCGTATCGGTGTGTGTGATCAGTATTTTTAGGAAGCTGATTGAGTATTACACGATCGACTTGGAGTTTCGCAATGCCTTGGCGGCGAGTGTGCTGTGGTTGGTGCCTGGGGTGCCGCTGATCAATGGGTTTATCGATATGCTCACCGGCAGCACCGTATCGGGGATGGCAAAACTCTCGCACGCAGCCATCTTGGTGTTTATGATAGGGTTAGGTTTTTACGTTGCTTTATATTTGTTTGGTTATGGAGGTCTTTAA
- a CDS encoding LemA family protein, with protein sequence MKKSLVVILVLVGLVFIIGSFWVSKSNEMVRLKNTAEAQWANVETAYQRRADLIGNLVKTVQGAADFERNTLKEVVEARAKATSVNIDASKLTPETVAQFQEAQSGLTSALSRLLVTVEKYPDLKANQNFLQLQSQIEGTENRINIERTRFNEAAKQYNTYIELFPNSIIASFSGRTKMPLFKAQAGAEKAPEVNFNFN encoded by the coding sequence ATGAAAAAATCATTAGTAGTTATTTTAGTCCTCGTAGGGCTTGTATTTATAATTGGCTCCTTTTGGGTGAGCAAAAGCAATGAGATGGTGCGCCTGAAGAACACTGCCGAAGCGCAGTGGGCGAATGTAGAAACCGCCTATCAACGCCGTGCTGACCTCATCGGTAACCTCGTGAAAACCGTGCAAGGTGCCGCCGACTTCGAGCGCAATACACTCAAGGAAGTAGTAGAAGCCCGTGCCAAAGCCACTTCGGTGAATATTGATGCCTCTAAGCTCACGCCTGAGACTGTAGCACAGTTCCAAGAAGCACAATCTGGACTTACTTCCGCACTCTCGCGCCTATTGGTAACCGTTGAAAAGTATCCCGACTTGAAGGCAAATCAGAACTTTTTGCAATTGCAATCGCAGATAGAGGGCACTGAGAACCGCATCAACATAGAGCGCACCCGCTTTAACGAGGCGGCTAAGCAGTACAACACTTATATTGAGCTGTTCCCTAATAGCATTATTGCCAGCTTCTCAGGCAGAACAAAGATGCCGCTCTTCAAGGCTCAGGCAGGTGCAGAGAAAGCTCCAGAGGTAAACTTTAATTTTAACTAA
- a CDS encoding YggS family pyridoxal phosphate-dependent enzyme: protein MEHIIENIKQIEARITVACERAGRAREEVKLLLATKTVTPERIKVAFAAGYTLIAENKVQELKEKYEALSDVPHTNHFIGHLQTNKVKEILRYGVSCVESVDRLDLAQKLQQRLATEDKHLDVLLQVNTSAEESKYGVAPDKALDLARAVAQCDRLHIKGLMTIGLFSAEEEKVRVCFQLLRRLQGEIAALGLPGVVMEELSMGMSGDLEIAIEEGATIVRVGTAIFGKRVYPDSYYWKESRE, encoded by the coding sequence ATGGAACATATTATAGAGAATATCAAGCAAATAGAGGCGCGCATCACTGTGGCGTGCGAGCGTGCAGGAAGGGCGCGTGAGGAAGTGAAGCTGCTCTTGGCGACCAAGACGGTTACTCCAGAACGCATCAAAGTGGCTTTCGCGGCGGGCTATACGCTCATCGCTGAGAATAAGGTGCAGGAGCTTAAAGAGAAGTATGAGGCGCTGAGCGATGTGCCGCATACCAATCACTTTATTGGGCATCTGCAAACCAATAAGGTCAAGGAGATACTGCGCTATGGCGTGAGTTGTGTGGAGTCGGTAGATAGGCTTGATTTGGCACAGAAATTGCAGCAGAGGTTAGCCACAGAGGATAAGCACCTCGATGTGCTCTTGCAGGTGAATACCTCAGCTGAGGAGAGCAAGTACGGCGTGGCACCCGACAAGGCTTTGGACTTGGCAAGAGCCGTAGCCCAGTGCGACCGCCTGCACATCAAAGGACTGATGACCATAGGGCTTTTCAGTGCGGAAGAAGAGAAAGTGCGCGTGTGCTTTCAGCTCTTGCGGCGTTTGCAGGGCGAGATAGCCGCCTTAGGGCTGCCAGGGGTGGTGATGGAAGAGCTTTCAATGGGTATGAGTGGCGACCTTGAGATTGCCATTGAAGAAGGAGCTACCATCGTGCGCGTAGGCACTGCCATATTTGGTAAGAGGGTCTACCCCGATAGTTATTATTGGAAAGAGAGCAGAGAGTAA